From the Anaeromyxobacter dehalogenans 2CP-1 genome, the window TGCGCGCGCTCATCTCCGGGGGGCCTGCGCCCGAGGCCACCGCGGCGGCCCCCGCCGCGCCCGCCCCCGCCGCGCCGCCGGCCGCGCCGCCGGCCGCCCCGTCCCCCCCGCCGCGCGAGGCCGAGGCCGCCCAGCCCGCTCCGCCCGCCGCGGTCCCGCACGCCGAGGAGGCGCCGCGCGCCGAGCTGCGCGGGGACAAGCCCGCCGCGTCCATCCGCGTGGACGTGGACCGGCTGGACGAGATCGCCGCCCTGGCCGGCGACGTGATGGTCGAGGGCGCGCGCGCGATGCGCCGCTCCAAGGACCTCGTCGGCCTGTTCGCCCGCTGGGCGCGGATCTCCGACCGCGTGGTGGCGCTCGCCGAGCGCGTGCGCGACCCCCGCACCGCCAAGCTGGTCGAGCAGATCGAGGGCGACGTCCACCTGCTCCGCTCCGACACGTTCCGCTTCGCGCGCGTCCACTCCGAGGCCGCCTCGAGCGCGCACGCGCAGCTCGGCCAGCTCTCCGAGCGGATCGGCGAGGCCCGCCTCATCCCGCTCTCCGGCGTGCTGGCCGGCTTCCCGCGGGCGGTGCGCGACATGGCGCACGAGCAGGCGAAGGAGGTCGAGTGCGTGGTGCGCGGCGCGGAGACCGGGGTGGACAAATCCATCCTGCTCTCGCTGAACGACCCGCTCGTCCACCTGGTGCGCAACTCGGTCGATCACGGCGTCGAGGCGCCGGAGGAGCGCGAGGCGGCCGGGAAGCCGCGGGTGGGGCGCATCACCATCTCGGCGCGGACCGACGGCGACCTGCTCGCGGTGACGGTGGACGACGACGGGCGCGGCATCACCCCGGCGGCGGTGCGCGCCGCGGCCCTGCGCAAGGGGCTCATCGGCGAGCAGCAGGCCGCGAGCCTCTCGTCGCGCGCGGCCCTGGACCTCATCTTCACCCCCGGCTTCTCCACCCGAGAGCAGGCCGGCGAGACCAGCGGCCGCGGGGTGGGGCTCGACGTGGTCCGCAAGCGCGTCACGGCGCTGGGCGGATCGGTGACGGTGGAGTCGAGCCCGGGCAAGGGCACGCGCTTCACGCTGCGCATGCCGCAGTCGCTGTCGCTGATGAAGGTCCTGCTGGTCCGGATCGACGACGACGTCTACGGCGTCCCGGCGGTGGACGTGGACAGCGTGGGCCGGCTCGACCCCAAGGACAGCACCGAGGTGGCCGGCATCCGCGCGGTGCGCTACCGCAACCGGCTCATGCCGGTGGTGGCGCTCGGGCCGCTGCTCTCGCTGAACGGCGGCCCCCGCGCGCAGCGGCCCATGGTCGTGTACGTGAGCCACGGGTCCGAGGGGGCCGCGGTGGTGGTGGACGGCCTGCACGGCGAGCGCGAGGTGGCGGTGAAGGCCCCGGGCGCGTTCCTGAAGGGCATGCGCTTCGTCACCGGCGCGGCGGCGCTGGAGGACGGGCGCGTGGCGGTGCTGCTCTCCACGCCGGACCTGGTGAACGCCGCCCGCCGGCTCGCCTCGCCGGCCATGACCCGGGGGCGCGATCGCCGCCGGCTCCGGATCCTGCTGGTGGACGACAGCGCCATCGCGCGCGAGGCCGAGGCCGCGCTGCTCCGCTCGCTCGGCCACGAGGTGGACGAGGCGGTGGATGGCGAGGACGGCTGGGCGCGGCTGCAGAACGGCCAGTACCACCTGCTCGTCACCGACGTGCAGATGCCGGTGCTCGACGGCATCGACCTGACCCGACGGGTCAAGGCGACGCCGCGCTTCGTGAAGCTGCCCATCGTGATCATGTCCTCGCTCTCGGCGCCCGAGGAGCGGCGGCGGGGCGTGGACGCCGGCGCCGACGCCTACCTGGTGAAGGGCGAGCTCGACGCGGAGAGCCTCGCGGTCACGCTCGAGCGGCTGTGCGGGGTCCCCACGTGAGCCTGGCCGCGGGGGACCGGCCCATCCGCGTGCTGGTCGCCGACGACTCCGAGCTGTTCCGCGAGCTGCTCGCGCGCGTGGTCGCGGCCGAGCCCGGCTTCGAGGTGGCGGCGGTGGCGGCGGACGGCGACGCGGCGGCGGCCATGGCCCGCGCGCTGCGGCCGGACGTCGTCACCATGGACCTGCACATGCCCGACGCCGACGGCTACTCGGGCATCGCGCGGATCATGGCGGAGACGCCCACGCCCATCCTCGTGCTCACCGCGAACCCCACCGAGGCGGCGGGCTTCCGCGCCCTCTCGCTGGGCGCGCTCGACATCCTCGAGAAGCCGTCGGCCACCGCCGACCTGGGCGAGTACGGGCGGCTCATCCGCTCGCGGCTGCGGCTGCTCGCCGGCGTGAAGGTGATCCGGCACCTGCGCGGCCTGCGGGAGCGCCG encodes:
- a CDS encoding hybrid sensor histidine kinase/response regulator, coding for MGISEEIRQKLLPRFRETTADRVEKISAALLEIERGAATPEVREELARELHTLKGEARMMGFAGISTVVHAAEDLLKALPAERPGDRIDALLSACDTILPMLDAPADGGAAATALAERMRALISGGPAPEATAAAPAAPAPAAPPAAPPAAPSPPPREAEAAQPAPPAAVPHAEEAPRAELRGDKPAASIRVDVDRLDEIAALAGDVMVEGARAMRRSKDLVGLFARWARISDRVVALAERVRDPRTAKLVEQIEGDVHLLRSDTFRFARVHSEAASSAHAQLGQLSERIGEARLIPLSGVLAGFPRAVRDMAHEQAKEVECVVRGAETGVDKSILLSLNDPLVHLVRNSVDHGVEAPEEREAAGKPRVGRITISARTDGDLLAVTVDDDGRGITPAAVRAAALRKGLIGEQQAASLSSRAALDLIFTPGFSTREQAGETSGRGVGLDVVRKRVTALGGSVTVESSPGKGTRFTLRMPQSLSLMKVLLVRIDDDVYGVPAVDVDSVGRLDPKDSTEVAGIRAVRYRNRLMPVVALGPLLSLNGGPRAQRPMVVYVSHGSEGAAVVVDGLHGEREVAVKAPGAFLKGMRFVTGAAALEDGRVAVLLSTPDLVNAARRLASPAMTRGRDRRRLRILLVDDSAIAREAEAALLRSLGHEVDEAVDGEDGWARLQNGQYHLLVTDVQMPVLDGIDLTRRVKATPRFVKLPIVIMSSLSAPEERRRGVDAGADAYLVKGELDAESLAVTLERLCGVPT